The following proteins come from a genomic window of Chlamydiales bacterium:
- the pth gene encoding aminoacyl-tRNA hydrolase, with protein MMQEGFLIVGLGNPLSRYEKTRHNLGFMVVKALVEKQGLAFKTIERLSGKIAIGLVNDKKLYVLMPLTYMNLSGRAVRSTLDYYRLPLHNLLVIVDDIYLKLGVMRLRAKGSSGGHNGLKNIEASLSSSDYARLRIGVGGASEKSLESYVLENFTADQEACLPAMINKGVMVAISWLTQGIKIAQQLISGNDLT; from the coding sequence ATGATGCAAGAGGGTTTTCTTATTGTTGGATTAGGGAATCCACTATCAAGATATGAAAAAACCCGCCATAACTTAGGATTTATGGTTGTGAAGGCCTTAGTTGAAAAACAAGGTTTGGCTTTTAAAACGATTGAACGGTTAAGTGGTAAAATTGCGATTGGGTTAGTGAATGATAAAAAGCTCTATGTTTTGATGCCCTTAACTTATATGAATCTAAGTGGTCGAGCTGTACGTAGCACGCTGGATTATTATCGGCTTCCTCTTCACAACCTGTTAGTGATTGTTGATGATATTTATCTCAAATTGGGAGTCATGCGTTTGAGAGCAAAAGGCAGCTCTGGTGGGCATAACGGTTTAAAGAATATTGAGGCTTCTTTGTCTAGTTCGGATTATGCACGTCTTCGTATCGGAGTGGGAGGGGCTTCTGAAAAAAGTTTGGAGAGTTATGTTTTGGAAAATTTTACAGCTGATCAAGAGGCATGTTTACCCGCTATGATTAACAAGGGAGTTATGGTAGCAATTTCTTGGCTCACTCAAGGAATCAAAATAGCTCAGCAGCTTATTAGTGGAAATGACTTAACTTAA
- a CDS encoding glycogen synthase, translated as MDILHVTSELAPIAKVGGLGDMLQGLSKAILAKGHQLEVILPKYDLLNCDQIEKFVLDITSKDMSIWKGFVESIPVRFIELNTVDSFKRGKIYGCPDDQFRFISFCHAVVEYLAQSGRQPDIIHLHDWHTAGIAGLIKERYPQLKGKIVFTIHNLAYQGLCTEEVFERLGWKDTKIKEGALYNLMKGGIVFADYITTVSPRYADEILTTKLGGNLRPVLKKNQKKFCGILNGIDNTYWNPETDPFLPVKFSLHHLEGKKTVKKILRQRLSLIEENCPLVVAITRLVPQKGLELIKTALLRTLEWGGQFILIGSPFDEKINKDFYHLKRKLAGSPHIHLELNYHEELSHLVYGGADLFLVPSIFEPCGLTQLIAMRYGTVPLVRETGGLADTVNQTNGFTFKNPKAEAIQEALDKALSLWNSNQWEELMATGMRENHSWDQPAERYLEIYQSIQSS; from the coding sequence ATGGATATTTTACATGTCACAAGCGAACTAGCCCCTATTGCTAAAGTCGGTGGATTAGGAGATATGTTGCAAGGCTTGTCTAAAGCGATTCTTGCTAAAGGACATCAACTTGAGGTGATTCTTCCTAAATATGACCTTCTCAATTGCGATCAGATTGAAAAATTTGTATTGGATATAACATCCAAAGATATGTCCATATGGAAAGGATTTGTCGAGTCGATTCCTGTGAGATTTATCGAACTAAATACTGTAGATAGTTTCAAAAGAGGCAAAATTTATGGATGTCCTGATGATCAATTTCGATTTATCTCTTTTTGCCATGCAGTTGTAGAATATCTAGCACAATCAGGCAGACAACCCGATATCATTCATTTACATGATTGGCATACAGCAGGAATTGCTGGTTTGATCAAAGAGCGATATCCTCAATTGAAAGGAAAAATTGTATTTACTATCCATAATCTAGCCTATCAAGGCCTTTGTACAGAAGAAGTGTTTGAAAGATTAGGTTGGAAAGATACAAAGATCAAAGAAGGAGCTCTTTATAATCTTATGAAAGGAGGAATCGTTTTTGCTGATTATATTACCACTGTTTCACCGAGATATGCTGATGAAATTTTAACGACTAAATTAGGAGGAAACCTACGCCCAGTCTTAAAAAAAAATCAAAAAAAATTTTGTGGCATACTTAATGGAATTGATAACACTTACTGGAATCCGGAGACAGATCCCTTTCTTCCGGTGAAATTTAGTTTACACCATTTAGAAGGGAAAAAAACAGTGAAAAAAATATTGCGCCAAAGACTCTCTCTCATTGAAGAAAACTGTCCACTTGTGGTGGCTATTACTAGGCTAGTTCCACAAAAAGGACTTGAATTGATTAAAACAGCACTTCTAAGAACACTCGAGTGGGGAGGACAGTTTATTTTAATCGGATCTCCTTTTGATGAAAAAATTAATAAAGATTTTTACCACTTAAAACGCAAACTTGCTGGTTCTCCCCATATCCATTTAGAGCTTAATTATCATGAAGAGCTTTCTCATCTTGTTTATGGAGGAGCAGACCTTTTTCTTGTTCCTTCTATTTTTGAACCCTGTGGTTTAACTCAGTTGATCGCGATGCGCTACGGAACAGTTCCTCTGGTGCGTGAAACAGGAGGATTAGCTGATACAGTGAATCAAACAAATGGCTTTACCTTTAAAAATCCTAAAGCAGAAGCTATCCAAGAAGCACTTGATAAAGCTCTTTCTCTATGGAACAGTAATCAATGGGAAGAACTTATGGCTACAGGAATGCGAGAAAACCATAGTTGGGATCAGCCAGCTGAACGTTATCTTGAGATCTATCAATCCATTCAGTCATCTTGA
- a CDS encoding 50S ribosomal protein L25, translating to MELTLVSRKLGNKSEVKKIRRQGDIPAILYSKGEKGKPIVVNGNAFLKSLNQIEKGTLSSKVFFLEIEGKKIKAIIKDIHYAITSYAIIHLDFQELYDDIPITLNIPVKFLNTVECAGVKLGGVLRQLLRQVKVSCLPGHIPDRFNFDVRDLVLGQSLKLNTLKVPNGVEVITKLNEVVVTVAKK from the coding sequence ATGGAACTCACTTTAGTGAGTCGTAAGCTTGGCAACAAGAGTGAAGTAAAAAAAATTCGACGTCAGGGGGATATCCCAGCAATTCTCTATTCTAAAGGAGAAAAGGGGAAACCTATTGTTGTGAATGGAAATGCATTTTTAAAATCTCTTAATCAGATCGAAAAAGGCACACTTTCTTCAAAAGTTTTTTTCTTAGAGATTGAAGGAAAGAAGATTAAAGCAATTATTAAAGATATCCATTATGCCATCACTTCATATGCAATTATACATTTAGATTTTCAAGAACTGTATGATGACATTCCTATCACTTTAAATATTCCTGTAAAGTTTCTTAATACCGTTGAATGTGCAGGGGTAAAACTTGGAGGAGTACTCCGTCAGTTATTGCGTCAGGTGAAGGTGTCTTGTTTGCCAGGTCATATTCCCGATAGATTTAACTTTGATGTGCGTGATTTGGTTTTGGGGCAGTCTCTAAAACTGAATACACTAAAAGTTCCAAATGGAGTAGAGGTCATCACGAAATTAAATGAAGTTGTAGTGACTGTTGCGAAGAAATGA
- the glyS gene encoding glycine--tRNA ligase subunit beta, translating into MMNFQEMILNLTRFWASKGCLIHQGYDLETGAGTFNPATFLRCLGPEPYSAVYIEPSRRPKDGRYGDNPNRIQSYHQMQVIIKPAPSEIQNLYLDSLRAIELDLREHDIRFVQDDWENPTIGAWGLGWEVWADGMEITQFTYFQSVGGLPVKPVSVELTYGLERLALYIQGVDSFFDLKWNDEITYGEIFRRNEWEWSHYNFTRADPAMWLRHFEDFEGEATRLIQHDLPIPAYDFVMKASHTFNILDARGVISVTERTGYIGRIRSLARAIAELYIKSREKQSFPLLKKQTEEIRPPLFPCTKKYDLRIEQDFLLEIGSEELPAGFVEIGLRSLKSKIAEFLQQNALVFHTIETYGTPRRLAVVVRKLISETSPKPIVRKGPSVKFAFDIHGKPTQIGQGFFSSIQISVTSLEQIKNREVAEVSIQSIKNEDYLFVNIQPPIQSTALLLAQALPSLILKTSFPKMMRWDQSNIEYPRPIRWIVALYGEEKISFSIGEISSGKLSFGHRQLDPAPFTISFATTYLETLKSHMVMVSIEERKQSILTQIKNLTSEGKIVAQEDLLSELVHLVEWPFVIKSSFDHKFLQAPKEVLICELVEHQKYFPIESTEGKLTSEFLIVCDNRPTDLIQKGNQRALSPRLADGVFLYEEDLKTSLDHLNDKLRKMTFQKQLGSVWEKVERLKKITTILHNSLPICNIRDLHRAAELSKSDLASLLVGEFPSLQGHIGAIYALKQGETEMVASAIKEHWMPTGEKSILPKTPCGVLLSLADKMDNLMSCFIIGLKPTSSSDPYALRRQGSGLLKIMIQQKLHFLLNQIFDEIVKLFPTTQENLLQEIEIFLIHRFRTILHEEGYPNDAIEAVLAKGLNDCYDIYRKIQALHDVRKSEGSTFSSILKTYMRVKKILFTQNPQLLLPSQARDKSLTTHFPKVNPTLFEDPTEKGLYQVTIDIKKTFEKELFHPSRSKDKDYSTAFLLLSHFEKPVENLFEKIKILTDSSSIRVNRLAILQEIWDLYESLIAFDKIQESEK; encoded by the coding sequence ATGATGAATTTTCAAGAAATGATTTTAAATCTTACCCGATTTTGGGCGAGTAAAGGGTGTTTGATTCATCAAGGATATGACCTTGAAACTGGAGCTGGCACCTTTAACCCAGCCACTTTTCTCCGCTGTTTGGGACCTGAACCCTATTCTGCAGTCTATATTGAGCCTTCACGTCGCCCAAAAGATGGACGTTATGGAGATAATCCAAATCGCATACAATCTTATCATCAAATGCAAGTCATTATCAAACCAGCACCTTCTGAAATCCAAAATCTCTATCTAGATTCTTTAAGAGCAATCGAATTAGATTTGAGAGAGCATGATATTCGTTTTGTGCAAGATGACTGGGAAAATCCCACGATCGGGGCTTGGGGGTTAGGTTGGGAAGTTTGGGCTGATGGAATGGAAATCACTCAGTTCACCTATTTCCAATCAGTTGGAGGGCTTCCAGTAAAACCAGTCAGTGTTGAGTTAACCTATGGTCTTGAACGGCTAGCTCTTTATATTCAAGGAGTAGATTCGTTTTTTGACTTAAAATGGAATGATGAGATCACTTATGGAGAGATCTTTAGACGGAACGAATGGGAATGGAGTCATTATAATTTTACGAGAGCTGACCCCGCAATGTGGTTACGTCATTTTGAAGATTTTGAGGGTGAAGCAACACGTTTAATCCAACACGATTTGCCCATTCCAGCTTATGATTTTGTAATGAAAGCCTCGCATACCTTTAATATTCTTGATGCACGAGGGGTTATCTCAGTAACTGAACGCACAGGTTACATTGGACGCATTCGTTCGCTAGCTAGAGCGATCGCTGAGCTTTATATAAAAAGTCGTGAAAAACAATCTTTCCCTCTCCTAAAAAAGCAGACAGAAGAGATACGACCCCCTCTTTTTCCTTGTACAAAAAAATATGATCTCAGGATCGAACAAGATTTTCTTTTGGAAATCGGATCTGAAGAACTTCCCGCAGGTTTTGTAGAAATAGGTTTACGTAGTCTTAAAAGTAAGATTGCTGAATTTCTGCAGCAAAATGCTCTTGTGTTTCACACTATTGAAACCTATGGCACCCCTCGTCGTCTTGCAGTTGTAGTGAGAAAATTAATCAGCGAAACTTCTCCTAAACCGATTGTACGCAAAGGTCCTTCTGTAAAATTTGCGTTTGACATTCATGGAAAACCTACACAAATTGGTCAAGGCTTTTTCTCTTCTATCCAAATTTCTGTGACCTCGTTGGAACAAATAAAAAATCGAGAAGTTGCGGAAGTCAGTATTCAATCTATCAAGAATGAAGATTATCTCTTTGTAAACATCCAACCTCCCATCCAATCGACTGCTTTACTTTTAGCTCAAGCTCTGCCTTCTTTGATTTTGAAAACCTCCTTTCCGAAGATGATGCGTTGGGATCAATCCAATATTGAGTACCCTCGACCGATTCGATGGATAGTTGCGTTGTATGGTGAAGAAAAGATTTCTTTTTCTATTGGAGAGATTTCCTCAGGAAAACTCTCTTTCGGGCATCGTCAACTTGATCCTGCTCCCTTTACAATTTCCTTCGCTACTACCTATCTTGAGACCCTCAAATCGCACATGGTTATGGTTTCTATTGAAGAGCGTAAACAATCTATCCTCACGCAGATAAAAAACCTAACATCGGAAGGTAAAATCGTAGCACAAGAGGATTTACTCTCTGAGTTAGTTCATCTTGTAGAATGGCCTTTTGTGATCAAATCAAGTTTTGATCACAAATTTCTACAAGCCCCTAAAGAGGTTCTGATCTGTGAACTTGTTGAACATCAAAAATATTTTCCTATTGAAAGCACCGAAGGAAAACTCACTTCTGAATTTCTTATTGTTTGTGATAATAGACCAACAGATCTTATCCAAAAAGGAAATCAAAGAGCTTTATCACCTCGTCTTGCTGACGGGGTTTTTCTCTATGAAGAAGATCTAAAAACTTCTCTTGATCATTTGAATGATAAACTGAGAAAGATGACATTTCAAAAACAACTTGGAAGCGTCTGGGAAAAGGTAGAACGTCTAAAAAAAATCACTACAATCTTACATAACTCTCTTCCTATTTGTAACATTCGTGATTTACACCGTGCCGCTGAATTGTCTAAATCTGATCTTGCTTCACTCTTAGTTGGAGAATTTCCTAGTTTACAAGGACATATAGGAGCCATTTATGCCCTTAAACAAGGGGAAACTGAAATGGTTGCCTCTGCTATTAAAGAACATTGGATGCCAACTGGAGAGAAAAGCATTCTCCCTAAAACACCCTGTGGCGTTTTGTTAAGTTTAGCTGATAAGATGGATAATCTGATGAGCTGTTTTATTATTGGATTGAAGCCCACATCATCTAGTGATCCCTACGCTCTGCGTCGACAAGGGAGTGGATTGCTGAAAATTATGATTCAACAAAAACTTCATTTTCTTCTAAATCAAATATTTGATGAAATTGTAAAGCTTTTCCCAACTACCCAAGAAAATCTTCTTCAAGAGATAGAAATCTTTCTTATCCACCGCTTTCGTACTATTCTTCACGAAGAAGGATATCCTAACGATGCAATAGAAGCGGTGTTGGCCAAAGGGCTTAATGATTGTTATGATATTTATCGGAAAATCCAAGCCTTGCATGATGTGAGAAAAAGCGAAGGTAGCACGTTTTCTTCAATCCTCAAAACCTATATGCGTGTAAAAAAAATTCTTTTTACCCAAAATCCTCAACTTCTACTACCCTCACAAGCAAGAGATAAATCTCTTACCACTCACTTTCCTAAAGTCAATCCAACGCTATTTGAAGATCCAACAGAAAAAGGTCTCTACCAAGTGACTATAGATATAAAAAAAACATTTGAAAAAGAATTATTCCATCCTAGTAGATCAAAAGACAAAGACTATTCAACTGCTTTCTTACTCTTATCTCATTTTGAAAAACCTGTAGAAAATTTATTTGAAAAAATTAAAATTCTTACAGATTCATCTTCTATTCGTGTCAACCGCTTAGCAATTTTACAAGAGATATGGGACTTATACGAAAGCCTTATAGCATTTGATAAGATCCAAGAGAGTGAAAAATGA
- the rpsR gene encoding 30S ribosomal protein S18, which yields MSSDLMGDSRRKRLTPKRCPFIAAGWKEVDYKDVDTLKRFITERGKILPRRITGVSAQFQRFLNTAIKRARYIGFLPFVGGSNS from the coding sequence ATGTCGTCAGATTTGATGGGAGATTCTCGAAGAAAGCGTCTAACTCCAAAGCGATGTCCTTTCATAGCAGCAGGTTGGAAGGAGGTCGATTACAAAGATGTGGATACACTTAAGCGTTTTATTACTGAGCGTGGTAAAATTCTTCCTCGGCGTATTACAGGTGTCTCTGCACAGTTTCAGCGATTCTTGAATACAGCAATTAAGCGGGCTCGTTACATTGGATTTTTGCCTTTTGTTGGGGGAAGTAACTCATGA
- the pgsA gene encoding CDP-diacylglycerol--glycerol-3-phosphate 3-phosphatidyltransferase, whose protein sequence is MSIANYLTFFRIFITPIFMFIYLEHELLAINPIILPYFLLTFLIFSELSDAFDGYLARKLHQVTDLGKILDPMADSIYRISVFLTFTQPPVNLPLLIVFLFLYRDSVISTLRTICAFRGFTLAARATGKIKAMIQAGSAFLVVFMMIPYSLGKISQISLRYTAIIAISVAAFYALLSGIEYIWVNREYVLRLLTDQEGNKE, encoded by the coding sequence GTGAGTATTGCTAATTATCTTACATTTTTTCGTATTTTCATTACACCTATCTTCATGTTTATTTATTTGGAACATGAATTATTAGCAATTAATCCAATTATTCTTCCCTATTTCTTATTGACGTTTTTGATTTTTTCTGAACTTTCAGATGCTTTTGATGGATATTTAGCAAGGAAATTGCATCAAGTCACTGATCTTGGAAAAATTCTTGATCCCATGGCAGATAGTATTTACCGTATTTCAGTCTTTTTAACTTTTACTCAACCTCCAGTGAACCTTCCCTTGCTGATTGTTTTTCTCTTTCTATATCGTGATTCAGTAATTAGTACGTTAAGAACAATCTGCGCATTTAGAGGATTTACACTTGCTGCTCGAGCTACAGGAAAAATTAAAGCAATGATTCAAGCAGGAAGTGCTTTTCTTGTCGTTTTTATGATGATTCCCTACTCCTTAGGAAAAATTTCTCAAATCTCTTTACGTTATACAGCAATTATTGCGATATCAGTGGCAGCTTTTTATGCTCTTTTATCTGGAATAGAGTACATTTGGGTGAATCGGGAGTATGTCCTCCGTCTTTTGACTGATCAAGAGGGGAACAAAGAGTAG
- the rpsF gene encoding 30S ribosomal protein S6 produces MKEKTQLYEGMYVLNATLSEDARAKALERITLEITSRGGKVHQVHDQGRKKLAYEIRGSKEGYYFLFYFSAPTSKLAELWREYHLNEDLLRFLTLKTDAIKESIEFKKLPE; encoded by the coding sequence ATGAAAGAAAAAACTCAGCTTTATGAGGGGATGTATGTCCTTAATGCGACTTTAAGTGAAGATGCTCGTGCCAAAGCGTTAGAGAGAATTACATTAGAAATTACCAGTCGTGGAGGCAAAGTGCATCAGGTCCATGATCAAGGACGTAAAAAGCTTGCTTATGAAATTCGAGGTTCAAAAGAGGGATATTATTTTCTTTTTTACTTTTCTGCTCCTACTTCCAAACTAGCTGAATTATGGAGAGAATACCATCTTAATGAAGATCTTTTACGATTTTTAACCTTGAAAACGGATGCCATTAAAGAATCAATTGAATTTAAGAAATTACCTGAATAA
- the rplI gene encoding 50S ribosomal protein L9, with translation MKQQLLLLDDIDGLGRSGDLVSAKPGFIRNFLIPQKKAVVADKHTLKMQAFLKEEREKKARIEKKEAEALAARLDGVIISTEVKVDPDGKMYGSVTILNIVRLMESQGYLVDRKHILLSSPIKEVGKHTIKLKLPEDVFASFILEVKPEEGQSTMETEEIPSP, from the coding sequence ATGAAACAACAGCTTTTATTATTAGATGATATAGATGGTTTAGGAAGAAGTGGAGACCTTGTTTCTGCTAAACCTGGTTTTATTCGTAATTTTCTTATTCCACAAAAGAAAGCAGTTGTCGCAGATAAACATACGTTGAAAATGCAAGCGTTTTTAAAAGAAGAGCGAGAAAAAAAAGCAAGAATTGAAAAAAAAGAGGCAGAAGCATTAGCTGCTCGTTTGGATGGGGTGATCATTTCGACGGAGGTCAAAGTTGATCCTGATGGAAAAATGTATGGCTCAGTGACAATTCTTAATATTGTGCGTTTGATGGAGTCTCAAGGTTATCTAGTCGATCGCAAGCATATTCTTTTATCTTCTCCAATTAAAGAAGTAGGAAAACACACAATTAAACTCAAACTCCCAGAAGATGTGTTTGCTTCTTTTATACTTGAAGTGAAGCCAGAAGAAGGTCAATCTACTATGGAAACAGAGGAAATACCGAGTCCCTAA
- a CDS encoding ribose-phosphate pyrophosphokinase: protein MTQQQYSVFSGTSHPKFSEELCKYLSIPMGRVSFEPFPDGEIYVQIQDNVRGRDVFVVQSIARKPNYYLMELLIMIDALKRASAKSIVAVIPYFGYARQDRKNRPRVPITAKLVADLLATAGATRVLTMDLHAGQIQGFFNVPVDHLYARPVLADVILKEKKNNLIVMAPDLGAIKIARAYANHLKADFGVIDKRRVSSKEVAITAIIGNLKGQDVLLTDDMCATGGTLIQAACACKEAGGQEIFAVFSHGLLVEEAKTKLINSSIKKIFMSNSVPPVKEEGHEKIVVVSIADLFGEAIRRIISAESISSIFQ from the coding sequence ATGACTCAGCAACAGTATAGTGTTTTTTCCGGTACTTCTCATCCAAAATTCTCGGAAGAGCTTTGTAAATATCTTTCTATTCCTATGGGAAGAGTTTCTTTTGAGCCTTTCCCAGATGGAGAGATCTATGTTCAAATTCAAGATAATGTTAGAGGAAGAGATGTCTTTGTTGTCCAGTCAATCGCACGTAAGCCTAACTACTATTTGATGGAATTGCTCATCATGATCGATGCTTTGAAAAGAGCTTCAGCTAAAAGCATTGTCGCTGTGATCCCTTATTTTGGGTACGCTAGACAGGATAGAAAAAATCGACCACGTGTGCCAATCACCGCGAAACTCGTAGCAGATTTATTAGCTACTGCTGGTGCGACCCGAGTCTTGACTATGGATTTACATGCAGGACAAATTCAAGGTTTCTTCAATGTTCCAGTGGATCATCTTTATGCACGTCCAGTATTAGCCGATGTAATACTAAAAGAAAAAAAAAATAATTTAATTGTCATGGCACCTGACTTAGGGGCAATTAAAATTGCTAGAGCTTATGCGAATCACTTAAAAGCTGATTTTGGTGTTATTGACAAAAGGCGAGTCAGCTCTAAAGAAGTTGCCATTACTGCGATTATTGGGAATTTAAAAGGACAAGATGTGCTTCTCACAGATGACATGTGTGCAACAGGTGGGACACTTATCCAAGCTGCTTGTGCTTGTAAAGAGGCAGGAGGGCAGGAAATTTTTGCTGTCTTTTCACATGGCTTACTCGTAGAGGAAGCAAAAACAAAATTGATAAATAGCTCAATTAAAAAAATATTTATGAGTAACTCAGTCCCGCCAGTAAAAGAAGAGGGGCATGAGAAAATTGTCGTTGTTTCAATTGCAGATCTGTTTGGAGAGGCGATTCGTCGGATTATCTCTGCGGAATCGATTTCTTCAATTTTTCAATAA
- the ispE gene encoding 4-(cytidine 5'-diphospho)-2-C-methyl-D-erythritol kinase codes for MAFTSPAKINLFLRVLEKRRDGYHNIASLFHLIDLTDKITITLSNQDHFYCNNPTIMSPSNLVWKAVNLFRFKTGLKFKVSIELEKNIPLQSGLGGGSSNAATTLKGLNQLFHGYVNHEELQRWSLEIGSDVPFFFSRTGSAYCTGRGEIVRDIPRIDQKFRVYIPKRGLSTPAVYQALDLSDCHQEDPEKLLEGFLNQQPLYINDLEKPAFKMRPNLALIKEKLNGTMSGSGTAFFYKIPNGSNLLI; via the coding sequence ATGGCCTTTACTTCCCCTGCAAAGATCAATCTTTTTTTGAGGGTCCTTGAGAAGCGTCGAGATGGTTATCATAATATTGCTTCGTTGTTTCATCTGATTGATTTGACTGATAAAATCACAATTACTTTGTCGAATCAAGACCATTTTTATTGTAATAATCCAACAATTATGTCTCCTAGTAACCTTGTTTGGAAGGCTGTCAATCTTTTTCGTTTTAAAACTGGACTTAAGTTCAAAGTCTCTATCGAACTAGAAAAAAACATTCCTCTTCAATCTGGGCTTGGTGGAGGAAGTAGCAATGCAGCAACTACTTTAAAAGGCCTTAATCAACTTTTTCATGGTTATGTAAATCATGAAGAGCTTCAGAGATGGTCTCTTGAAATTGGTTCGGATGTGCCTTTTTTTTTTTCCAGAACAGGCTCTGCCTATTGTACAGGACGTGGGGAAATTGTTCGTGATATCCCAAGAATCGACCAAAAGTTTAGGGTTTACATCCCAAAAAGAGGTTTGTCTACTCCAGCTGTTTATCAAGCTTTAGATCTTTCAGATTGTCATCAAGAAGATCCTGAAAAACTCCTTGAAGGATTTTTAAATCAACAACCACTTTATATTAATGATTTGGAAAAACCTGCTTTTAAAATGAGACCTAATCTTGCTTTGATTAAAGAAAAATTAAATGGTACGATGAGTGGTTCTGGTACAGCGTTTTTTTATAAAATACCTAATGGTTCAAATCTTTTGATATGA
- the rfaD gene encoding ADP-glyceromanno-heptose 6-epimerase produces the protein MSHQISGYKYIVITGGAGFIGSAIIRMLNDSGIKNLIIVDNLGSGEKWKNLVGKQFVDVIHKEDCFNWLKGKENAIESFIHLGACTTTVEMDANYLLENNYRYSVRLADYALSHGHRFIYASSAATYGDGKRGFSDCHETLESYQPLNMYGFSKHLFDLWLKQHHLLDKVVGLKYFNVFGPNEYHKGRMSSAILKMFHDLNQKGRLQLFKSSEPDKYRDGEQMRDFIYVKDAARMTIQFLTNDCTGIFNIGRGEAATWKAIAEGLMQALGKSVEIEYIPMPKDLVDKYQNYTCASMKKSAGLFQSALSLEEALKDYVQNYLLRKKFW, from the coding sequence ATGAGTCATCAAATTTCTGGATATAAATATATTGTCATTACCGGTGGAGCGGGTTTTATTGGATCAGCTATCATCCGTATGTTAAATGACTCGGGTATTAAAAATCTCATTATTGTCGATAATCTCGGATCCGGAGAAAAATGGAAAAATCTTGTTGGCAAGCAATTTGTAGATGTGATTCATAAGGAGGATTGTTTCAATTGGTTAAAAGGAAAAGAAAATGCAATTGAGAGTTTTATTCATCTTGGAGCTTGCACCACCACTGTCGAAATGGATGCGAATTATTTGTTAGAAAATAACTATCGCTATTCAGTACGGCTTGCAGATTATGCGCTTAGCCATGGACATCGATTTATCTATGCCTCTTCAGCAGCAACCTATGGGGATGGCAAGAGAGGCTTTTCTGATTGCCATGAAACATTAGAATCTTATCAACCATTGAATATGTATGGGTTTTCTAAACACCTATTTGATCTTTGGCTTAAGCAACATCACTTATTGGATAAGGTGGTGGGTTTAAAATACTTTAATGTTTTTGGCCCTAATGAATACCATAAGGGGAGAATGTCCTCAGCAATCTTAAAAATGTTTCACGATCTAAATCAGAAAGGGCGGTTACAGCTGTTTAAATCTTCTGAGCCAGATAAATATCGAGATGGAGAACAAATGCGGGATTTTATCTATGTGAAAGATGCTGCACGTATGACAATTCAATTTTTAACAAATGATTGCACAGGAATTTTTAATATTGGAAGAGGAGAAGCTGCAACATGGAAGGCGATAGCAGAGGGATTAATGCAAGCCTTGGGGAAATCAGTTGAGATTGAATATATTCCGATGCCAAAAGATTTAGTGGATAAATACCAAAACTATACTTGTGCTTCGATGAAAAAATCTGCAGGACTATTTCAGTCAGCATTGAGTTTAGAAGAAGCTTTAAAAGACTATGTTCAAAATTACTTACTAAGGAAGAAATTTTGGTAA